One region of Camelina sativa cultivar DH55 chromosome 6, Cs, whole genome shotgun sequence genomic DNA includes:
- the LOC104793301 gene encoding endochitinase At2g43620-like isoform X2 has translation MTTQRAMLKNAFILCLFTITIMAKTVFSQHCSTTGCAGNLCCSRYGYCGTTNAYCGTGCRSGPCRSGATPIPPSTPSGGGGGLNADPRDTIENVVTPAFFDGIMSKVGNGCPAKGFYTRQAFITAAQSFEAYKGTVAKREIAAMLAQFSHESESFCYKEEIARGKYCSPSTAYPCTPGKDYYGRGPIQITWNYNYGAAGKFLGLPLLTDPDMVARSPEVAFQCAMWFWNLNVRPVLDQGFGATTRKINGGECNGRRPAAVQSRVNHYLEFCNMLGITPGTSLSC, from the exons atgaCTACCCAACGAGCAATGTTGAAAAACGCTTTCATCCTTTGTCTCTTCACCATAACCATTATGGCAAAAACCGTGTTTTCGCAACACTGCAGCACGACCGGATGTGCAGGTAACCTATGCTGCAGCAGGTATGGATACTGTGGAACCACAAACGCCTACTGCGGTACCGGGTGCCGAAGCGGACCTTGCAGATCCGGAGCCACACCTATCCCACCAAGTACTCCCAGTGGCGGTGGAGGCGGTCTAAACGCTGATCCTCGTGATACAATTGAAAACGTTGTTACACCAGCGTTTTTTGACGGTATCATGAGCAAAGTTGGAAATGGCTGCCCAGCGAAAGG GTTCTACACTCGCCAGGCCTTCATTACGGCCGCCCAATCGTTCGAGGCCTATAAAGGAACCGTCGCTAAGCGTGAGATTGCCGCTATGTTGGCTCAGTTTTCTCATGAATCTGAAA GTTTTTGCTACAAAGAAGAAATAGCTAGAGGGAAATACTGCTCACCGAGCACTGCTTACCCATGTACACCGGGAAAGGACTACTACGGTCGCGGTCCAATCCAAATCACGTGGAACTACAACTACGGTGCAGCCGGAAAGTTTCTTGGACTCCCTCTCTTGACTGATCCTGATATGGTGGCTCGTAGTCCAGAAGTTGCCTTTCAGTGTGCCATGTGGTTCTGGAACCTAAATGTTCGTCCAGTCTTGGACCAAGGCTTTGGAGCCACCACGAGGAAGATCAACGGTGGCGAATGCAACGGCCGACGTCCTGCAGCGGTGCAGAGCAGAGTAAACCATTACCTGGAGTTCTGCAATATGCTTGGGATCACTCCTGGAACAAGTCTTAGTTGTTAA
- the LOC104793300 gene encoding endochitinase At2g43610-like, translating to MATQSAILKNALIILLFTLTIMAETAFSQNCGKTGCKGNMCCSRWGYCGTTKAYCGTGCKSGPCSSKPTPTPSGTGGLNAGPRGTIASVVTPAFFNSIMSKVGRGCPAKGFYTRQAFIDAAQSFPAYKGTVAKREIAAMLAQFSHESGSFCYKEEIARGRYCSPSTTYPCQPGKNYYGRGPIQITWNYNYGAAGKFLGLPLLKDPDMVARSPTVAFKCAMWFWNKNVRPVIGQGFGATTRRINGGECNGGRPAAVQSRVNHYLDFCKKLGVTPGTNLKC from the exons atggcGACACAAAGTGCGATTCTGAAAAATGCTCTCATCATTCTCCTCTTCACTCTAACCATCATGGCAGAAACCGCGTTTTCGCAAAACTGCGGTAAAACCGGATGTAAAGGCAATATGTGCTGCAGCAGGTGGGGATATTGTGGTACCACAAAAGCCTACTGTGGCACTGGGTGCAAGAGTGGACCTTGTAGCTCTAAACCTACACCTACTCCCAGTGGTACCGGCGGTCTAAACGCTGGTCCTCGTGGTACCATAGCGAGCGTTGTCACACCAGCGTTCTTCAACAGCATCATGAGTAAAGTCGGACGCGGTTGCCCGGCCAAAGGGTTCTACACTCGCCAGGCTTTCATTGACGCCGCTCAATCGTTCCCAGCCTACAAAGGAACTGTTGCTAAGCGTGAGATTGCCGCCATGTTGGCTCAGTTCTCACACGAATCTGGAA GTTTTTGTTACAAAGAAGAAATAGCCAGAGGAAGGTACTGCTCACCAAGCACAACATATCCTTGTCAACCCGGCAAGAACTACTATGGTCGCGGTCCGATCCAAATCACATGGAACTACAACTATGGTGCAGCCGGAAAGTTCCTCGGACTTCCTCTCTTGAAGGACCCAGATATGGTGGCTCGTAGCCCAACAGTGGCTTTCAAGTGTGCCATGTGGTTTTGGAACAAGAATGTGCGTCCGGTTATTGGCCAAGGATTTGGTGCAACAACAAGGAGGATCAACGGTGGTGAATGTAACGGTGGGCGTCCAGCTGCGGTGCAGAGCAGGGTTAACCATTACTTGGACTTCTGCAAGAAGCTTGGGGTCACTCCTGGAACCAATCTCAAATGTTGA
- the LOC104793301 gene encoding endochitinase At2g43620-like isoform X1 produces the protein MTTQRAMLKNAFILCLFTITIMAKTVFSQHCSTTGCAGNLCCSRYGYCGTTNAYCGTGCRSGPCRSGATPIPPSTPSGGGGGLNADPRDTIENVVTPAFFDGIMSKVGNGCPAKGFYTRQAFITAAQSFEAYKGTVAKREIAAMLAQFSHESESFCYKEEIARGKYCSPSTAYPCTPGKDYYGRGPIQITWNYNYGAAGKFLGLPLLTDPDMVARSPEVAFQCAMWFWNLNVRPVLDQGFGATTRKINGGECNGRRPAAVQSRVNHYLEFCNMLGITPGTSLSC, from the exons atgaCTACCCAACGAGCAATGTTGAAAAACGCTTTCATCCTTTGTCTCTTCACCATAACCATTATGGCAAAAACCGTGTTTTCGCAACACTGCAGCACGACCGGATGTGCAGGTAACCTATGCTGCAGCAGGTATGGATACTGTGGAACCACAAACGCCTACTGCGGTACCGGGTGCCGAAGCGGACCTTGCAGATCCGGAGCCACACCTATCCCACCAAGTACTCCCAGTGGCGGTGGAGGCGGTCTAAACGCTGATCCTCGTGATACAATTGAAAACGTTGTTACACCAGCGTTTTTTGACGGTATCATGAGCAAAGTTGGAAATGGCTGCCCAGCGAAAGGGTTCTACACTCGCCAGGCCTTCATTACGGCCGCCCAATCGTTCGAGGCCTATAAAGGAACCGTCGCTAAGCGTGAGATTGCCGCTATGTTGGCTCAGTTTTCTCATGAATCTGAAA GTTTTTGCTACAAAGAAGAAATAGCTAGAGGGAAATACTGCTCACCGAGCACTGCTTACCCATGTACACCGGGAAAGGACTACTACGGTCGCGGTCCAATCCAAATCACGTGGAACTACAACTACGGTGCAGCCGGAAAGTTTCTTGGACTCCCTCTCTTGACTGATCCTGATATGGTGGCTCGTAGTCCAGAAGTTGCCTTTCAGTGTGCCATGTGGTTCTGGAACCTAAATGTTCGTCCAGTCTTGGACCAAGGCTTTGGAGCCACCACGAGGAAGATCAACGGTGGCGAATGCAACGGCCGACGTCCTGCAGCGGTGCAGAGCAGAGTAAACCATTACCTGGAGTTCTGCAATATGCTTGGGATCACTCCTGGAACAAGTCTTAGTTGTTAA
- the LOC104793299 gene encoding endochitinase At2g43600: MMTIRNAILKNALIFSLFILAILAKTVFSQNCMDTSCPGLKECCSRWGFCGTGDDYCGFFCFSGPCNIKGKSYGYDYNVDAGPRGKIETVITTALFDSIMRKVESNCSAKGFYTYDAFITAFKSFGAYKGKVAKREIAAILAHFSYGSKSFCYKEEISNERYCSKSKKYPCEPGKNYYGRGLLQSITWNEYYGAAGKHLGLPLLKDPDLVARSPEVAFKFAMWFWNRNVRPALYLGFGEITKRVNGRECGNWRRDDTNKKVKQYIEFCEMLGVTPDQGLDC, translated from the exons ATGATGACCATCCGAAACGCGATTCTAAAAAACGCTCTCATTTTTTCCCTCTTCATTCTAGCAATTTTGGCCAAGACAGTGTTCTCGCAAAATTGCATGGATACTAGTTGCCCTGGCCTTAAGGAGTGTTGcagcagatggggtttctgtggCACTGGTGATGACTACTgcggatttttttgtttcagtggCCCTTGCAATATCAAGGGAAAATCCTACGGATATGATTACAACGTCGATGCCGGTCCACGTGGTAAAATAGAGACCGTTATCACAACAGCATTGTTCGATAGCATAATGAGAAAAGTCGAAAGCAACTGCTCGGCGAAAGGATTCTACACTTATGATGCTTTCATCACTGCTTTCAAATCGTTTGGAGCTTACAAAGGAAAGGTGGCTAAACGTGAGATCGCTGCCATACTGGCTCATTTCTCATATGGATCTAAAA GTTTTTGTTACAAAGAAGAAATATCTAACGAGAGGTATTGTTCAAAGAGCAAGAAGTACCCTTGTGAGCCGGGGAAAAACTACTATGGTCGCGGTTTGCTACAATCAATCACATGGAACGAGTATTATGGTGCTGCCGGCAAGCACCTCGGCCTACCGCTATTGAAGGATCCAGATCTGGTGGCTCGTAGTCCGGAAGTTGCTTTCAAATTCGCAATGTGGTTTTGGAATAGAAATGTGCGTCCGGCTTTGTACTTAGGATTCGGAGAAATCACAAAGAGAGTCAATGGCCGTGAATGTGGTAATTGGCGTCGTGATGATACGAATAAAAAGGTTAAGCAATACATAGAGTTCTGCGAGATGCTTGGGGTCACTCCTGATCAAGGTCTCGATTGCTAA